One genomic segment of Sander lucioperca isolate FBNREF2018 chromosome 10, SLUC_FBN_1.2, whole genome shotgun sequence includes these proteins:
- the erfl3 gene encoding ETS domain-containing transcription factor ERF, whose translation FTGIAFPEWAYKPESSPGSRQIQLWHFILELLRKEEYHDVIAWQGDYGEFVIKDPDEVARLWGARKCKPQMNYDKLSRALRYYYNKRILHKTKGKRFTYKFNFNKLVLVNYPFIDMGSSGSSVPQSAPPVPTGAGTHFRFPPSTPSEVLSPNEDLRSPGGMFSSVARRMARGSVSDCSDGTSVNSEIEEGNTGAGEERGERGVSGGGGSGGGGGGYRSIIHPRLSHETLFRMYGGPGNHAGHPGSRGHTGHRVHPDSLSPFPVSPLPGPGGAGLLAPPLSPALSMTPTSHLPYTPSPTLSPMLGSHFSFNPEDMKRYLQAHTQSVYNYGLSPRAFLHYPNIVIPQPHRPATDKAGLSGERGAAERAERAATAGGGERGGERHHHPPLAHSAHHHPHPPHSAHPHTHSHPMHHPLHLGEEPPHMSPFKFKLQPPPLGRKHRESQSQSKLRQSSMSSGSGSMSSTSGLGSSLSFGSDLSSASGSGLISASSSTQSLNSAGLPKIKVEPISDIESEEEVEVTDISDEDPDERDEEFELFSSRHSRAPDHHRQHHQHLANGTAAPQHHPHPDEDLDEEVFKAPAPPPPGLMPFFTSQHIHSSPLHRMLPTLKSEPTEPGDSNTPPPQTGSAGASQTKCIPLKLRFKRRWSEDQRMEASQEESDDKKVRPEEERERGRQSNGRMEMEEDGTGSGEGDSPPPCSLATPLASQRRVSAELHRATAQLSLENKDC comes from the exons TTTACAGGGATCGCCTTCCCAGAATGGGCTTACAAGCCTGAGTCGAGCCCCGGGTCCAGGCAGATCCAGCTGTGGCACTTCATCCTGGAGCTGCTCAGGAAAGAAGAGTATCACGATGTCATCGCCTGGCAGGGGGACTACGGCGAGTTTGTCATCAAGGACCCGGATGAAGTGGCCCGGCTGTGGGGAGCCAGGAAGTGTAAACCCCAAATGAACTATGATAAGCTGAGCAGGGCACTCAG ataCTACTACAACAAGAGGATCCTCCATAAGACCAAAGGGAAGAGGTTCACCTATAAGTTCAACTTCAATAAACTGGTTTTGGTCAACTACCCCTTCATCGACATGGGCTCCTctg GAAGCAGCGTTCCTCAGAGTGCCCCTCCTGTCCCCACTGGTGCAGGGACCCACTTCCGCTTTCCTCCCTCAACGCCCTCCGAAGTCCTCTCCCCGAATGAGGATCTGCGCAGCCCCGGTGGCATGTTCAGCTCTGTGGCCCGACGAATGGCACGAGGCTCCGTCAGCGATTGCAGCGACGGCACCTCTGTCAATTCTGAGATTGAGGAAGGCAACACTGGAGcgggggaggagaggggagagaggggtgtgagtggaggaggaggatctggtggtggaggaggaggttaCCGGAGTATCATCCATCCCCGTCTGTCTCATGAAACCCTGTTCCGCATGTATGGAGGACCAGGTAACCATGCTGGGCACCCAGGCTCCCGTGGTCACACAGGGCATCGGGTCCACCCAGATTCCCTGTCGCCCTTCCCCGTGTCCCCTCTGCCAGGGCCAGGAGGAGCTGGCCTCCTAGCCCCTCCTCTGTCCCCAGCGCTCTCCATGACCCCGACATCTCACCTCCCCTACACCCCCTCTCCCACCCTGTCACCCATGTTAGGCTCCCACTTCTCCTTTAACCCAGAGGACATGAAGCGCTACCTGCAGGCCCACACCCAGTCGGTGTACAACTACGGCCTCAGCCCCAGAGCTTTCCTACATTACCCCAACATCGTCATCCCTCAGCCCCACCGGCCCGCCACAGACAAGGCTGGTCTGAGCggagagagaggagctgccGAGAGAGCAGAAAGAGCAGCGACTgcaggggggggagagaggggaggagaacgGCACCACCATCCACCTCTGGCTCACTCTGCCCACCACCACCCGCATCCACCTCATTCTGCCCATCCTCACACACATTCTCATCCCATGCATCACCCACTCCACCTGGGTGAGGAGCCTCCACACATGTCTCCCTTCAAGTTCAAGCTGCAGCCACCGCCACTGGGTAGGAAGCACAGGGAGAGTCAAAGCCAGAGTAAACTCAGGCAGAGCTCAATGTCTTCAGGATCTGGGTCCATGTCGTCTACCTCTGGCCTGGGCTCCTCTCTGTCATTTGGCAGTGACCTGAGCTCAGCCAGCGGCTCAGGCCTcatctctgcctcctcctcaacGCAGTCTCTAAACAGTGCAGGACTTCCCAAGATAAAG GTGGAGCCCATCTCTGATATCGAGTCAGAGGAAGAGGTGGAGGTGACCGACATTAGTGATGAGGACCCAGATGAGAGGGATGAGGAGTTTGAACTCTTCTCCTCTCGCCACTCCAGAGCCCCTGACCACCACCGTCAACACCACCAACACCTTGCTAACGGCACAGCCGCGCCCCAACATCACCCCCATCCTGATGAGGACCTGGACGAAGAGGTCTTCAAAGCCCCTGCTCCGCCTCCACCTGGCCTGATGCCCTTCTTCACCTCGCAGCACATACACTCCAGTCCACTCCATCGCATGCTGCCCACCCTTAAGAGTGAACCCACCGAACCAGGGGACAGTAACACACCCCCACCTCAGACGGGCTCGGCGGGAGCTTCACAGACGAAGTGCATCCCCCTTAAGCTGCGCTTCAAGAGGCGCTGGAGCGAAGACCAGCGCATGGAGGCCTCACAGGAGGAGTCAGACGACAAGAAAGTACggccagaggaggagagggaaagagggaggcAAAGTAATGGACGGATGGAGATGGAGGAGGATGGGACAGGCAGTGGAGAAGGGGACAGTCCTCCCCCGTGCTCTTTAGCCACACCGTTGGCCTCACAGCGTAGGGTGAGCGCTGAGCTGCATCGCGCCACTGCACAGCTGTCTCTGGAGAACAAAGACTGCTGA